In Oryzihumus leptocrescens, the following are encoded in one genomic region:
- a CDS encoding DUF6325 family protein: protein MSTLPQADSIGPVDIAVLLFEGNDFSGDVAPALAQLQDEGTIRVIDLAFVRKNSDGSTSSVEVEDADVAEAYERVRPSQMDLLNDEDLAQVADDLEPGSSALVVVFDNAWAARMAAAIRQSHGTLVALERVPRESVLKALAALQEE, encoded by the coding sequence ATGTCCACACTCCCGCAGGCCGACTCCATCGGACCCGTTGATATTGCGGTGCTCTTGTTCGAGGGCAATGACTTCAGCGGGGACGTGGCGCCGGCCCTGGCTCAGCTACAGGACGAGGGGACGATTCGGGTCATCGACCTGGCCTTCGTCCGGAAGAACAGCGACGGTTCCACCTCATCGGTCGAGGTGGAGGACGCCGACGTAGCCGAGGCCTACGAGCGAGTGCGGCCCTCGCAGATGGACCTGCTCAACGACGAGGACCTCGCGCAGGTCGCCGACGACCTCGAGCCCGGCTCATCCGCCCTTGTCGTCGTCTTTGACAACGCGTGGGCGGCGCGCATGGCCGCGGCGATTCGCCAGTCACACGGCACCTTGGTGGCGCTCGAACGCGTCCCCCGCGAGAGCGTCCTCAAGGCCCTCGCAGCCCTGCAAGAGGAGTGA